From Rudanella lutea DSM 19387, a single genomic window includes:
- a CDS encoding TetR/AcrR family transcriptional regulator encodes MKEKIIEEAERLFWKYGVRTITMDDIARRLAISKKTIYQHFIDKEDIVFHVVKYHIENEVDEVCQLNAVAGNPIEELMLVSDMMRRHADEINPSVMLDIQRYYPKAWGVFLEYKENQIIKDIISNLRRGVEEGLYRPDIDLETMARLRVELLQIGFDEQIFPHHKDMYVVQDQLHHHFVRGILTLKGFEIYNNLKQRSERVQPIIYENK; translated from the coding sequence ATGAAAGAGAAGATTATTGAGGAGGCTGAACGCCTTTTTTGGAAATACGGCGTGCGTACCATAACCATGGACGATATAGCCCGTCGTTTGGCGATTTCGAAAAAGACGATCTACCAACATTTTATTGATAAAGAGGATATCGTCTTTCACGTAGTTAAGTACCACATTGAAAATGAGGTCGATGAAGTTTGCCAACTGAACGCGGTTGCTGGCAATCCAATAGAAGAGTTGATGTTGGTGTCGGATATGATGCGTCGGCATGCCGATGAAATCAACCCGAGCGTCATGCTGGATATTCAACGCTATTACCCAAAAGCATGGGGGGTTTTTCTGGAATACAAAGAAAATCAAATCATCAAGGACATCATTTCGAACTTACGACGGGGCGTTGAGGAGGGTTTGTACCGGCCAGATATTGATTTGGAAACCATGGCCCGGTTACGTGTAGAGTTACTACAAATTGGTTTTGACGAGCAAATTTTTCCGCATCACAAAGACATGTATGTGGTGCAGGATCAATTGCATCATCACTTTGTGCGCGGGATTCTGACCCTGAAAGGCTTTGAAATATACAATAACCTGAAACAGAGAAGTGAACGAGTACAACCTATAATTTATGAAAACAAGTAG